A genomic window from Thiomonas arsenitoxydans includes:
- a CDS encoding phage holin family protein — protein MLKLLLKWLLSACALLAVAYLYSGVQVSGFGAAMWAALFIGLLNALVRPILFILTLPITILTLGLFFFVLNAAMFYAASGVIDGFHVRSFGAALLGSILYSIAGVIIDSALEGVQFGRRR, from the coding sequence ATGCTCAAACTCTTGCTCAAGTGGCTGCTTTCCGCCTGCGCCCTGCTGGCTGTGGCCTACCTCTACAGCGGCGTGCAGGTCTCAGGTTTTGGCGCGGCCATGTGGGCGGCACTGTTCATCGGCCTGCTCAATGCGCTTGTGCGGCCCATTCTGTTCATCCTCACGCTGCCGATCACCATTCTGACCCTCGGGCTGTTTTTCTTTGTGCTCAACGCCGCCATGTTCTACGCGGCGTCAGGCGTGATCGACGGCTTTCATGTGCGCAGCTTCGGCGCGGCGCTGCTCGGGTCGATTCTCTACAGCATCGCCGGGGTCATCATCGACAGCGCGCTGGAAGGGGTGCAATTCGGACGGCGCCGGTAA
- the rsmA gene encoding 16S rRNA (adenine(1518)-N(6)/adenine(1519)-N(6))-dimethyltransferase RsmA gives MKHPPARPRGAAQTTHVARKRFGQHFLIDQQIIQGIVDCINPQADERLVEIGPGLGALTLALLQRIPRLAAVEIDRDLAARWSKQAPDKVELIEADALDFNFASLGTDLRLVGNLPYNISTPLLFHLMDVAEQVRDQHFMLQKEVIDRMVAAPGGRDFGRLSVMLQWRYRMVNLLDVPPEAFDPPPKVNSAVVRMTPLPVQELPRLDRKLLSALVTAAFSQRRKLMRHSLGPWLDTQGYAGDFDLQRRAEEVSTAEYIALAQSLPSSP, from the coding sequence ATGAAGCACCCGCCCGCCCGACCGCGCGGGGCGGCGCAGACCACGCATGTGGCGCGCAAGCGCTTCGGCCAGCATTTCCTCATCGACCAGCAGATCATCCAGGGCATCGTCGACTGCATCAACCCGCAGGCTGACGAGCGCTTGGTGGAAATCGGCCCCGGCCTGGGCGCCTTGACGCTCGCGCTCTTGCAGCGCATTCCCCGCCTGGCCGCCGTCGAAATCGACCGCGACCTCGCCGCGCGCTGGAGCAAGCAAGCGCCCGACAAGGTGGAACTGATCGAGGCCGACGCGCTCGATTTCAACTTCGCTAGCCTGGGCACCGATCTGCGCCTGGTTGGCAATCTGCCGTACAACATTTCCACGCCGCTGCTATTTCATCTCATGGATGTGGCCGAGCAAGTTCGCGATCAGCACTTCATGCTGCAAAAAGAGGTGATCGACCGCATGGTGGCCGCTCCGGGTGGTCGCGATTTCGGCCGACTCTCGGTCATGCTGCAGTGGCGCTATCGCATGGTCAATCTGCTCGACGTGCCGCCCGAAGCCTTCGATCCGCCGCCTAAGGTCAATTCCGCGGTGGTTCGCATGACCCCGCTGCCTGTGCAGGAATTGCCGCGGCTCGACCGCAAACTGCTTTCCGCCCTGGTGACCGCCGCGTTCTCCCAGCGCCGCAAATTGATGCGACACAGCCTGGGCCCCTGGCTCGACACCCAAGGCTATGCCGGCGACTTCGATCTGCAGCGCCGCGCCGAGGAAGTGAGCACGGCCGAGTACATCGCGCTGGCTCAGTCGCTTCCATCGTCGCCGTAA
- a CDS encoding CinA family protein, which translates to MTRPDFDALCRLAADVGAAYRPRGWRLATAESCTGGLVSAAVTSVAGSSDWFDRGFVTYSNAAKSDLLGVNPALFAQVGAVSPEVASAMALGARQRAGVEVAVAITGIAGPGGGTAEKPVGTVWFGLVWGAGGAVHNETRHALFKGDRASVRLQAAELALLWLLQAAQPA; encoded by the coding sequence ATGACCAGACCCGACTTCGACGCGCTTTGCCGCCTTGCGGCCGATGTCGGCGCGGCCTATCGCCCGCGCGGCTGGCGGCTGGCCACGGCCGAATCCTGTACTGGCGGGCTGGTCTCGGCGGCCGTCACCAGTGTGGCCGGGTCGAGCGACTGGTTCGACCGGGGTTTTGTCACTTACAGCAATGCCGCCAAATCCGATCTGCTCGGCGTGAACCCGGCGCTGTTTGCGCAAGTCGGCGCGGTGAGCCCGGAGGTCGCCAGCGCGATGGCGCTGGGCGCACGGCAACGCGCAGGGGTGGAGGTCGCCGTGGCGATCACCGGCATCGCCGGGCCGGGCGGCGGCACAGCAGAAAAACCGGTGGGCACGGTGTGGTTTGGACTGGTCTGGGGAGCGGGTGGCGCGGTACACAACGAAACCCGTCACGCGCTGTTCAAGGGCGACCGGGCCAGCGTGCGCCTTCAAGCCGCCGAACTGGCGCTGCTGTGGCTGCTGCAGGCGGCGCAGCCCGCGTAG
- a CDS encoding glutathione S-transferase C-terminal domain-containing protein, translating into MKLIGSLTSPYVRKVRITLAEKKIDAKWEEENVWSDATQIGRSNPLGKVPCLVLDDGEAIFDSRVIVEYLDTLTPVGKLIPGGGRERAEVRTWEALADGVMDAAATARLEQTWPGRTEAQRSPAWIARQMGKVEAGVKAMAAGLADKPFCCGNHFTLADIAVGAALGYVVFRFPEMDWQQQYPNLAKLYDKLMQRPSFRDTVPPQG; encoded by the coding sequence ATGAAACTCATCGGATCCCTGACCAGTCCCTACGTTCGCAAAGTGCGCATTACGTTGGCCGAGAAAAAAATCGACGCCAAGTGGGAAGAAGAGAACGTCTGGTCGGACGCGACCCAGATCGGCCGCTCCAATCCGCTGGGCAAGGTGCCTTGCCTAGTGCTCGATGATGGCGAGGCGATTTTCGACTCGCGGGTGATCGTCGAATATCTCGATACCCTCACGCCCGTGGGCAAACTCATTCCCGGCGGTGGACGCGAGCGTGCCGAAGTCCGTACCTGGGAGGCTCTGGCCGATGGGGTGATGGACGCCGCGGCCACGGCCCGGCTGGAGCAGACCTGGCCCGGCCGCACCGAAGCGCAGCGCAGCCCGGCCTGGATTGCGCGGCAGATGGGCAAGGTGGAGGCCGGGGTCAAGGCCATGGCGGCCGGACTGGCTGACAAGCCGTTTTGCTGCGGCAACCACTTCACCCTGGCCGACATTGCCGTGGGAGCCGCGTTGGGCTATGTGGTGTTCCGTTTTCCCGAAATGGACTGGCAGCAGCAGTACCCCAACCTCGCCAAGCTTTACGACAAGTTGATGCAGCGCCCGTCGTTCCGCGACACGGTGCCGCCGCAAGGCTGA
- a CDS encoding NADP-dependent malic enzyme — MSSPEDTKAKLRQAALEYHEFPRPGKLAVVATKQLSNQRDLALAYSPGVASACEEIQSKPDDAFRYTGRGNLVAVITNGTAVLGLGDIGPLAAKPVMEGKAVLFKKFAGIDVFDIEVNEKDPAKLVEIIAALEPTFGGINLEDIKAPECFEVERKLRTRMNIPVFHDDQHGTAIIVGAAILNGLKVVGKDIAQVKLVCSGAGAAALACLSLLVDLGLPRKNIWVSDLAGVVYAGRTELMDEDKRRFAQDTPARTLAEIIDGADVFLGLSAGGVLKPEYTLRMADKPIILALANPTPEILPEEARAARPDAIIATGRSDYPNQVNNVLCFPYIFRGALDSGATTITAEMEVAAVRAIAELAQAEQSDVVAATYVGEPLRFGPDYLIPKPFDPRLMIKIAPAVAEAAAKSGVARRPIADLDAYRDSLQQFVYQSGALMRPMFSIAKKAAKKRIVYAEGEDERVLRAVRVVVDEHLARPILVGRPAVIAQRIERFGLRLEQERDYDVVNTDFDPRYRDFWQTYHQLAGRKGVTPAMAKIEMRRRLTLISSMMLHKGEADGMLCGTWGNTHIHLHYIDQVIGRRPGAKVYAAMNVLVLPGRQVALVDTHVNIEPSADEIAEITCMAAQELRRFGIVPKVALLSHSNFGSSPAPSALKMREALALLREREPDLEVDGEMQGDTAVDPVLRASLMVDSALTGEANLLVFPNLDAANISYNLLKATAGNNIAIGPVLLGAAKPVHILTASSTVRRIVNMTALTVAEANL, encoded by the coding sequence ATGTCCAGCCCAGAAGACACCAAGGCCAAGCTGCGCCAAGCCGCGCTCGAATATCACGAATTTCCCCGCCCCGGCAAACTCGCCGTCGTCGCCACCAAGCAGTTGTCCAATCAGCGCGATCTGGCGCTGGCCTATTCGCCGGGTGTGGCGTCGGCCTGCGAAGAAATCCAGTCCAAGCCCGATGATGCGTTTCGCTACACCGGGCGTGGCAACTTGGTTGCGGTGATCACCAACGGCACCGCGGTGCTGGGGCTGGGCGACATCGGCCCGCTGGCGGCCAAGCCAGTGATGGAAGGCAAGGCGGTGCTGTTCAAGAAGTTCGCGGGCATCGACGTATTCGACATCGAGGTGAACGAAAAAGACCCGGCTAAGCTGGTCGAAATCATCGCCGCGCTGGAGCCCACGTTCGGCGGCATCAACCTCGAAGACATCAAGGCGCCGGAGTGTTTCGAGGTTGAGCGCAAGCTGCGCACCCGCATGAACATTCCGGTGTTCCACGACGATCAGCACGGCACGGCCATCATCGTCGGCGCGGCCATTCTCAATGGCCTGAAGGTGGTGGGCAAGGACATCGCCCAGGTCAAGCTGGTGTGCTCCGGCGCGGGCGCTGCGGCGCTGGCCTGCCTGAGCCTGCTGGTCGATCTGGGGCTGCCGCGCAAAAACATCTGGGTCAGCGATCTGGCCGGCGTGGTGTACGCGGGCCGCACCGAGCTGATGGACGAGGACAAACGCCGCTTCGCGCAAGATACCCCGGCGCGCACCCTGGCCGAAATCATCGACGGCGCGGACGTGTTTCTCGGCCTGTCCGCAGGCGGCGTGCTCAAGCCCGAATACACCCTGCGGATGGCGGACAAGCCCATCATCCTGGCGCTGGCCAACCCCACGCCCGAAATCCTGCCGGAAGAGGCGCGCGCGGCGCGGCCTGATGCCATCATCGCCACGGGCCGGTCGGACTATCCGAACCAGGTCAACAACGTGCTGTGCTTCCCCTACATTTTCCGCGGTGCGCTCGACAGTGGCGCCACCACCATCACCGCCGAGATGGAAGTGGCCGCGGTGCGTGCCATCGCCGAGCTGGCGCAGGCTGAACAGAGCGACGTGGTGGCGGCCACTTACGTGGGTGAGCCGCTGCGTTTCGGTCCCGACTACCTGATTCCCAAACCCTTCGATCCGCGCCTGATGATCAAGATCGCCCCGGCAGTGGCCGAGGCGGCGGCGAAAAGCGGCGTGGCGCGCCGCCCCATCGCCGATCTGGACGCCTATCGCGACAGCCTGCAGCAGTTCGTCTATCAATCCGGCGCGCTGATGCGGCCGATGTTCAGCATCGCCAAGAAGGCGGCGAAAAAGCGCATCGTCTATGCCGAGGGCGAGGACGAGCGCGTGCTGCGCGCCGTGCGCGTGGTGGTTGACGAGCATCTGGCCCGGCCCATTCTGGTGGGGCGTCCGGCGGTCATTGCCCAGCGCATCGAGCGTTTCGGTCTGCGGCTGGAACAAGAGCGCGACTACGACGTGGTCAACACCGATTTCGATCCGCGCTACCGCGATTTCTGGCAGACCTACCACCAACTTGCGGGCCGCAAGGGCGTGACCCCGGCGATGGCCAAGATCGAAATGCGTCGGCGCCTGACCCTCATCAGCTCCATGATGCTGCACAAGGGCGAGGCCGACGGCATGCTCTGCGGCACCTGGGGCAATACCCACATCCACCTGCACTACATCGACCAGGTCATCGGTCGTCGTCCCGGCGCCAAGGTGTATGCGGCGATGAACGTGCTGGTGCTGCCCGGTCGGCAGGTGGCGCTGGTCGATACCCATGTCAACATCGAGCCCAGCGCCGATGAAATTGCCGAAATCACCTGCATGGCGGCGCAGGAATTGCGCCGCTTCGGTATCGTTCCCAAGGTGGCCTTGCTGTCGCATTCCAATTTTGGCTCATCTCCTGCGCCCAGCGCGCTGAAAATGCGCGAGGCGCTAGCCCTGCTGCGCGAGCGCGAACCCGATCTGGAAGTCGATGGCGAAATGCAGGGCGACACTGCGGTCGACCCGGTCTTGCGCGCCAGCCTGATGGTCGATTCCGCCCTCACTGGCGAAGCCAATCTGCTGGTGTTCCCCAATCTGGACGCGGCCAATATCTCCTACAACCTGCTCAAGGCCACCGCGGGCAACAACATCGCCATCGGACCCGTTTTGCTGGGGGCGGCCAAGCCGGTGCACATCCTCACCGCGTCCAGCACCGTGCGTCGCATCGTCAACATGACGGCGCTCACCGTCGCCGAGGCCAATCTTTGA
- a CDS encoding peptidylprolyl isomerase, which translates to MNKTLPPRALLAMMLASLAVCAQAQGLRLPPGAAGGLSVPAPAAATVPPMAAPPALPSTFSSARTSDGIAAIVGNQVITDYDLQLRVEATRQQAQAAGATLPSAAQLRSQVLNQMIDEVALAQYAEQIGMGVNQDTLDRAIAQVASNNKLTVPELRSAIEKEGMGWSTYRDQLKREILISRLRERSMAQLPTVSESEIDEFLSKQDAAAASPQAAYDIAQIFLPVAQNATEAQVAAVKQKIDAIDAKLKAGAAFAQLATQDSQGEGAKRGGDLGMRPANRLPTLFVDTVRNLQPGQISPVIRSAAGFHILKLLQVSGETAAPTTAMQSEVREIVLSASTDAQRIRAKAELDSIAQAVQNGKVQFSEKARELSQDPATAAKGGALGWVLPGQLDPVLDAALQRLNPGDVSAPIVMGNKVVLLQLVDRAVRPLEASQKRALAREVLQRQKAAEDFDELVRDVRARTYVHIPEND; encoded by the coding sequence ATGAATAAGACTCTTCCGCCACGCGCCCTGCTGGCAATGATGCTGGCCTCTCTGGCCGTCTGTGCGCAGGCGCAGGGTTTGCGGCTGCCTCCCGGCGCTGCGGGCGGTTTGTCGGTGCCAGCACCGGCTGCTGCCACCGTCCCACCGATGGCAGCGCCGCCCGCGCTGCCATCCACCTTCAGCAGTGCTCGCACCAGCGATGGCATTGCCGCCATCGTGGGCAACCAGGTGATCACCGATTACGACCTGCAACTGCGAGTCGAAGCCACACGCCAGCAGGCGCAGGCCGCTGGCGCCACACTGCCGTCTGCAGCGCAGTTGCGCAGCCAGGTGCTCAACCAGATGATCGACGAAGTGGCGCTGGCGCAATATGCCGAACAAATCGGCATGGGCGTCAACCAGGACACGCTCGACCGCGCCATCGCCCAGGTGGCGAGCAACAACAAGCTGACCGTGCCCGAACTGCGCAGCGCCATCGAGAAAGAGGGCATGGGCTGGAGCACTTACCGCGATCAGCTCAAGCGCGAAATTCTCATCAGCCGATTGCGCGAGCGCAGCATGGCGCAACTGCCGACGGTTTCCGAAAGCGAAATCGACGAGTTCCTGTCCAAACAAGACGCTGCCGCCGCCAGCCCGCAGGCCGCCTATGACATCGCGCAGATCTTTTTGCCGGTGGCGCAAAACGCCACCGAGGCGCAAGTCGCCGCCGTCAAGCAGAAAATCGACGCCATCGATGCCAAGCTGAAAGCGGGCGCCGCCTTCGCCCAGCTCGCCACCCAAGACTCTCAGGGCGAAGGCGCCAAGCGCGGCGGCGATCTAGGCATGCGCCCGGCCAACCGTCTGCCCACGCTGTTCGTCGACACCGTGCGCAACCTGCAGCCCGGGCAGATCAGCCCCGTCATCCGCAGCGCGGCCGGGTTCCACATCCTGAAGCTGCTGCAGGTCAGCGGCGAGACGGCCGCGCCCACCACGGCCATGCAAAGCGAGGTGCGCGAAATCGTGCTGAGCGCCAGCACCGACGCGCAACGCATTCGCGCCAAGGCCGAGCTGGACTCCATCGCGCAGGCGGTGCAAAACGGCAAGGTGCAGTTCAGCGAAAAGGCCCGCGAACTTTCGCAAGACCCCGCGACGGCGGCCAAGGGCGGCGCGCTGGGCTGGGTCTTGCCCGGGCAGCTCGACCCCGTGCTCGACGCCGCGTTGCAGCGTCTCAATCCGGGCGATGTGTCTGCGCCCATCGTCATGGGCAACAAGGTCGTTCTGCTGCAACTGGTTGACCGCGCGGTGCGACCGCTTGAAGCATCGCAAAAACGCGCGCTGGCGCGCGAAGTGCTGCAACGCCAAAAGGCCGCTGAAGACTTCGATGAACTGGTGCGCGACGTGCGCGCCCGCACCTATGTGCACATTCCGGAAAATGACTGA
- a CDS encoding ribonuclease domain-containing protein: MNRRCIRSTLQSLFFAGLLIATLSLLASGGTSVWPAAQARETSQSSQTSAPQDIPVISVADLPVQARDMLKRIEQGGPFEGYKDGVIFGNYERLLPSKRRGYYREYTVPTPGARNRGARRIVCGGAKHHPDVCYYTHDHYASFRRIAQ, from the coding sequence ATGAATCGCCGGTGCATTCGTTCTACGCTGCAATCCCTGTTTTTTGCGGGGCTGCTGATTGCCACTTTATCGCTTCTGGCATCAGGCGGAACCAGCGTGTGGCCTGCAGCCCAGGCGCGCGAAACGTCGCAATCGTCGCAAACCTCGGCACCGCAGGACATTCCAGTCATTTCCGTGGCCGACCTGCCGGTGCAGGCGCGAGACATGTTGAAGCGCATTGAACAAGGCGGCCCGTTCGAGGGATACAAGGACGGCGTCATTTTTGGAAACTATGAGCGGCTTTTGCCCTCAAAACGTCGTGGTTATTACCGCGAATACACCGTCCCGACTCCAGGCGCCCGCAACCGAGGGGCGCGCCGCATTGTGTGCGGAGGGGCCAAGCACCATCCCGATGTTTGTTACTACACCCATGATCACTATGCCAGTTTCCGACGCATCGCCCAATGA
- the purB gene encoding adenylosuccinate lyase, with protein sequence MSTNPTPQSAALSTLDALSPLDGRYAAKVDALRAHLSEAGLMRSRVQVEVAWFIGLSDLGLAEFPALSPSARNALGDLVARFGSAQAAEIKAIERTTNHDVKAVEYWLKAQTAEMTDVHRHAEFFHFACTSEDINNTAHGLMLAGARREVVMPLLQRVLRRLLDLTAELAEQPMLSRTHGQTASPTTLGKEFANVAHRLQRAMAAIESVELTAKMNGAVGNYNAHLAAYPEVDWEAFSRKVVESLGLSFNPYTIQIEPHDAMAELFDAVARANTLLIDLSRDIWGYISWGYFKQKTKAGEIGSSTMPHKVNPIDFENAEGNLGIANALLRHLSDKLPISRFQRDLTDSTVLRNMGVALGHSVLAWDSLLRGLDKLLVHPQRLDEDLDNAWEVLAEPVQTVMRRHGLPSPYEQLKELTRGKAITADSMRGFIKGLNLPEDDRQRLLAMTPASYTGLAAELAKRLAAGR encoded by the coding sequence ATGAGCACGAACCCCACACCGCAATCCGCCGCGCTGTCCACTCTGGACGCGCTTTCGCCCCTGGATGGGCGCTATGCCGCCAAGGTCGACGCCCTGCGCGCGCATCTGTCCGAGGCTGGGCTGATGCGCAGCCGCGTCCAGGTTGAAGTGGCCTGGTTCATCGGCCTGTCCGATCTGGGCCTTGCAGAGTTCCCCGCCTTGTCGCCATCGGCCCGCAACGCGCTGGGCGACCTGGTTGCCCGCTTCGGCAGCGCGCAGGCCGCCGAAATCAAGGCCATCGAGCGCACCACCAACCACGACGTCAAGGCGGTGGAGTACTGGCTCAAGGCGCAAACGGCCGAGATGACCGATGTGCACCGGCACGCCGAGTTTTTCCACTTTGCCTGCACCTCGGAAGACATCAACAACACCGCGCATGGGCTGATGCTCGCAGGCGCGCGGCGTGAAGTCGTCATGCCGCTGCTGCAGCGCGTGCTGCGCCGACTGCTCGACCTCACCGCCGAGTTGGCCGAGCAGCCCATGCTGTCGCGCACCCACGGCCAGACGGCCAGCCCCACCACGCTGGGCAAGGAGTTTGCCAACGTCGCCCACCGCTTGCAGCGCGCCATGGCGGCCATCGAGTCGGTCGAGCTGACCGCCAAGATGAACGGCGCGGTGGGCAACTACAACGCGCATCTGGCGGCCTACCCCGAGGTGGACTGGGAGGCCTTCTCGCGCAAGGTGGTCGAATCGCTGGGCCTGAGCTTCAACCCCTACACCATCCAGATCGAGCCGCACGACGCGATGGCCGAACTGTTCGACGCGGTCGCCCGCGCCAATACTCTGTTGATCGATCTCAGCCGAGACATCTGGGGCTATATCTCCTGGGGCTACTTCAAGCAGAAGACCAAGGCGGGCGAGATCGGCTCGTCCACCATGCCGCACAAGGTGAACCCCATCGACTTCGAGAACGCCGAGGGCAATCTGGGCATCGCCAACGCGCTGCTGCGACACCTGAGCGACAAGCTGCCGATCTCGCGCTTCCAGCGCGACCTGACCGATTCCACCGTGCTGCGCAATATGGGCGTGGCACTGGGCCACAGCGTGCTGGCCTGGGACTCGTTGCTGCGCGGGCTCGACAAGCTGCTGGTTCATCCTCAACGGCTCGATGAAGACCTCGACAACGCGTGGGAAGTGCTGGCCGAACCGGTACAGACCGTCATGCGCCGCCACGGCCTGCCCAGCCCTTACGAGCAGCTCAAGGAACTGACCCGCGGCAAGGCCATCACGGCAGACTCCATGCGGGGCTTCATCAAAGGGCTGAATCTGCCCGAAGACGACCGCCAACGCCTGCTCGCCATGACACCGGCCAGCTACACCGGACTGGCGGCCGAACTGGCCAAGCGTTTGGCCGCAGGCCGCTGA
- the thiL gene encoding thiamine-phosphate kinase, producing the protein MTAPLGEFDLIARYFTRPVRRAALGVGDDCALLAAPAANEQIAISSDMLVEGRHFLPGADPDALGHKALAVNLSDLAAVGARPHAFTLAIALPEADPRWLEGFARGLFALAEAHDIELVGGDTTRGPRNLCITVLGFVPRGLALLRSGARPGDDLWVSGTVGDARLALGHRLGEWTLDAQTQDSTFPRMDRPEPRVALGLALRNVAQAALDISDGLLADLGHLLRASKVGATVDADACPASAALRSQPLQRRRLCQLAGGDDYELLFTAPPTERNAVAAAAAQAATPVTRIGRIDAEPGLRLIDASGQVLDNVYAGFDHFRTP; encoded by the coding sequence ATGACTGCACCGCTCGGCGAGTTCGATCTCATCGCCCGCTACTTCACCCGGCCCGTGCGCCGCGCCGCTTTAGGCGTGGGCGACGATTGCGCCTTGCTCGCCGCGCCCGCCGCAAATGAACAAATCGCCATTTCCAGCGACATGCTGGTGGAAGGTCGGCATTTCCTACCCGGGGCCGATCCGGACGCTTTGGGACACAAGGCGCTGGCGGTCAACCTGTCCGATCTGGCCGCCGTGGGCGCAAGGCCGCACGCTTTCACCCTGGCGATTGCCTTGCCCGAGGCCGATCCACGCTGGCTCGAAGGCTTTGCGCGGGGCCTGTTCGCCTTGGCCGAAGCCCACGACATCGAACTGGTCGGCGGCGACACCACCCGCGGCCCTCGCAACCTCTGCATCACCGTGCTCGGGTTCGTGCCCCGCGGCCTGGCGCTGCTGCGCAGCGGCGCGCGGCCCGGCGACGACCTTTGGGTCTCGGGCACCGTGGGCGACGCCCGGCTGGCGCTGGGCCATCGCCTGGGCGAATGGACGCTGGATGCGCAGACGCAAGACTCGACTTTTCCGCGCATGGATCGCCCCGAGCCCCGCGTCGCCCTCGGTCTGGCGCTGCGGAACGTGGCGCAGGCCGCGCTCGACATTTCCGACGGCCTGCTTGCCGACCTCGGCCACCTCCTGCGCGCAAGCAAGGTGGGCGCCACCGTCGATGCCGACGCCTGCCCGGCCAGCGCGGCACTTCGTTCCCAACCCCTGCAGCGCCGCCGCCTGTGCCAACTCGCGGGCGGCGACGATTACGAACTCCTGTTCACCGCTCCGCCCACCGAACGCAACGCCGTGGCAGCCGCCGCAGCACAAGCCGCCACGCCCGTCACCCGCATCGGCCGCATCGACGCCGAGCCGGGCCTGCGGCTGATCGACGCGAGCGGACAGGTGTTGGACAATGTCTATGCGGGCTTCGACCATTTCCGCACACCATGA
- a CDS encoding phosphatidylglycerophosphatase A family protein has translation MTAPTPIPAAAQGASWRFMWRNPLHVLALGFGSGLSPVAPGTAGTLFAWASYALLSLWLGPLSWAVVIGVGAVIGIWACGHTSRALGLEDASPVVWDEIIAFWLILLLVTPAGWAEQLAAFLLFRAFDAGKWLAVGWADRNVKGGFGIMLDDLIAAAFTLLVMALGIRLYALF, from the coding sequence ATGACCGCCCCCACCCCCATTCCCGCCGCCGCACAAGGCGCTTCCTGGCGTTTCATGTGGCGCAACCCCCTGCATGTGCTCGCGCTGGGTTTCGGTAGCGGCCTGTCGCCCGTCGCACCGGGCACTGCAGGCACGCTGTTCGCCTGGGCCAGCTATGCCCTGCTTTCGCTCTGGCTGGGCCCGCTGAGCTGGGCTGTGGTCATCGGCGTGGGCGCCGTGATCGGCATCTGGGCCTGCGGTCATACCTCGCGTGCGCTGGGCCTCGAAGACGCCTCGCCCGTAGTGTGGGACGAGATCATCGCCTTCTGGCTGATTCTGCTGCTCGTCACCCCGGCGGGCTGGGCTGAGCAACTGGCCGCTTTTCTATTGTTTCGCGCTTTCGACGCCGGTAAATGGCTGGCCGTAGGCTGGGCCGACCGAAATGTGAAAGGCGGCTTCGGCATCATGCTCGACGACCTGATCGCCGCCGCTTTCACGCTGCTGGTCATGGCGCTGGGCATCCGGCTTTACGCCCTGTTCTGA
- a CDS encoding barstar family protein → MITMPVSDASPNDADPAVLLKSVRPNIVQSIRAYRVAQLQDAAETTGQHFLYANLAEANTKQEVLETIARSFLFPKHFGKNLDALHDCLTDVVHSGGPQPGFVVVLEQLPATQRFDKEARETLLDVFRDAADFWAERGIAFRVFYSFL, encoded by the coding sequence ATGATCACTATGCCAGTTTCCGACGCATCGCCCAATGATGCCGATCCCGCCGTGCTGCTCAAATCGGTACGGCCGAACATCGTGCAGTCGATCCGGGCTTACCGTGTTGCGCAGTTGCAAGACGCAGCCGAGACGACCGGCCAGCATTTTCTCTATGCCAACCTCGCCGAGGCGAACACCAAACAGGAAGTGCTGGAGACGATTGCGCGCTCCTTCCTGTTTCCCAAGCATTTCGGCAAAAACCTCGATGCCCTGCACGATTGCCTGACCGACGTGGTGCACAGCGGCGGGCCGCAGCCCGGCTTCGTGGTCGTGCTCGAGCAGCTACCGGCCACGCAGCGATTCGACAAGGAAGCGCGCGAAACGCTGCTCGATGTGTTCCGCGACGCGGCCGATTTCTGGGCGGAGCGTGGCATAGCCTTCAGGGTCTTCTATTCTTTTCTGTAA